Genomic window (Enterobacteriaceae bacterium 4M9):
AACGCGCCTTCCCACTGCTTGCTTTCTTCTGGGTTGAGATTCGGCTCGCCATAGTTGCCGTAAAGCTGGCCGAGGTTGGGAGCTTTATACGCAGTTCCGTAAGACGCGATAAAACGATACCCCTCAATAAACTCCCACGCCGCACTGCCCTGCCAGGTCGCATGCTGGCCAAATTGTGAATTGTCATCACTGCGGGCAGCGCCTTCCAGAATAACGTCACCCCACTTTTGCAGACCGGTGAGATACACCCCGGTATTGCGCAAGTCGTAGCCGTTGTTCACATAGTTCGTTCCCGGTTCGGTGCTTTGCTTTTGCCAGTCGATACCTGCGCCGATATTGCCGTGGCCGATATCAACGGAGTTCGCCCACTGCAAATTGTACTGTTTGACTTCATCAAGCCTCGCTGTGGCGTCGTAGCGCCCCAGACGTGGGTCGTAGTTATAATCTTTGCTGTGGCTGTAGCTGGAGAGTAGCTGGGAATGGTAAATATCGTTACTGAAGCGCAACCCGGCATCCCAGGTCTGGCTGTAGAGCTGGCGCGTATCGACCAACACACCTGGCGTCCATGAACTGTAGTAAGCGTCATAATTTGTGCGGTTGTCGTAACCATAGCCGCGCACAAAACCGCTCCACTGGTCGGTGAAACGCTGCTCCAGCGCACCGTAGAGAGCCTTGCTCATAAAGCCATCGCGATCCGGCTGGCGTAGTTCGCCAGTGTTGCCGTCGGCAACCACATCAATACCACGGGTATACGTATAATCCCCTGCCAGCGTTACGCGCGTGTTATCTCCCAGGGTTTGCTGGGTGCTGGCACCGTAATTCTGGTAACCATGCGACCCAACGCCTGCATTGAGCGTAGTGCCGTCTTTATCGCGCGTAGTGATGATGTTAACCACACCACCAATGGCATCAGAGCCATAAATCGCCGAGCGTGGCCCGCGGATATATTCAATGCGCTGTACCAGCGAAATAGGGAACTGGCTTAAATCCGATGACCCGCTGACCCCTGCCTGATTAAGGCGGATCCCATCTACCAGAATCAGCACATGGCTGGAGTTTGTGCCGCGCACAAATAAAGACGACTGCTGCCCCATGCCCCCACTTTGTGCAATATCCACGCCGGGCAAACGGCGCATCACATCAGGAACCGAGGTTGACTGCCAACGGTCGATATCCTGACGCGTCACCACACTTACCGGCGCAAGCACGGTATTCGCCGGCTGGGCAAATCGATTTGCTGTTACCACCAAAGAATCGGCGCTATCCTGCGCCCATACAGAAAATGCCGCGACGGAAAGTGCCGTCAGCAGCGAAGTTTTTATCATCATTGTTAAAGCATCCACACTCTACAAAGGATGCCGCAGGTCTCATCCATAGCACGCGATGATGACACCTATTGCGACGTGATTCCGGCAGGTCTTCGGGCTTGGAGACGATTAGAGGATGATGACTTCCCACTTAACTCAGCAGTGTGCTCATCCCGTCATTAATTCCTTACCGCTGCGCGTCAGCCCCAGAGTTGCACTGGGTTCCCTTTTCACTCATACAGAGACCGGTGTGCGCATGCTACAGGCAGCAACATATAGATGTCCAGACTTCCACTGGCGGCAGAAACGGCAATCCGGGCTGGACATCACGGTGCTATTCCCTACAATCCCCCGCGTATTTTCATCACCTGGAGCGAACAATGACGCCCGAACATCTACCGACCGAACGGTACGACGCACAGCTGGCTGAAAAGGTGGTCCGTCTGCAAAGCCTGATGGCCCCCTTTTCCTCGCTGGTCCCGGAAGTGTTTCGCTCTGCGCCTTTGCATTACCGTATGCGGGCCGAATTTCGTCTGTGGCACGACGGCGACGACCTGTACCACATTATCTTCGATCAACAGACGCGCCAGCGCATCCGCGTGGACAGCTTCCCGGCAGCGAGTTCACTGATTAACGAGCTGATGAGCGAAATGCTCACGGCTGTGCGCGATAACCCAGTCCTGCGCCACAAGCTATTTCAGATTGATTACCTGACAACGCAAAGCAACCAGGCCATCGTGACGCTGCTGTACCACTGCGCGTTGGGCGATGACTGGAAGGCGCAGGCCAGCGCACTGCGCGATGCATTGCGGGCAAAGGGCTTCAACGTGCATCTCATTGGTCGAGCCACCAAAACCAAGATTGAACTGGACCAGGATTACGTTGACGAACGCCTGCCGGTTGGCGGGCGAGAAATGATTTACCGCCAGGTGGAAAACAGCTTCACCCAGCCCAATGCAGCCATGAACATCCAGATGCTGGAATGGGCGCTTGAGGTCACACAGGGTTCAGAAGGCGATTTGCTGGAGCTGTACTGCGGCAACGGCAACTTCTCGCTGGCGCTGGCACGCAACTTCCGTCGCGTGCTGGCAACCGAAATCGCCAAGCCGTCGGTGGCAGCCGCGCAGTACAATATTGCGGCCAACCACATTGATAATGTGCAGATTATCCGTATGTCGGCTGAAGAATTTACCCAAGCGATGAACGGCGTGCGCGAATTCAATCGTCTCCAGGGTATCGACCTGAAGAGCTATGAGTGCAACACCATTTTCGTCGATCCACCGCGCAGCGGCCTGGACAGCGAAACGGAAAAAATGGTGCAGGGCTACGAGCGCATTCTGTATATCTCGTGCAACCCTGAAACACTGTGCAAAAACCTGGAAACACTGTCGCAAACCCACCGAGTGGAAAGGCTGGCGCTGTTCGATCAGTTCCCGTACACCCACCATATGGAATGCGGCGTACTGCTGGTGCGCAAATAAAAAAGCCACCCGGGTGGCTTAATGCCAGTCACTTAAGCGTTTTTGTGAATAGCAATTCATAACAATGCTGAGAACAAAACTCACAGCGACAACGTTGCTGTTGAAACGCACGGGCATACAGTGTGGGGTTGCTGACCCCCGCTGAAATCGGCGAACCGGAGGCCAAAAGACAAGGTCAGACCGCCAGGGATGGCGGGCTGAGGCGACAACATTGCCGGGAGCAATGTTGAACAACGCCGCAAGCGTTGGCCCCGAAGGGGCGAGGCCCAGGGATGGGCCGAGTAAACAGGACGTCGAGCCGGCCGCAGGCGCAGCGCCGGGAGGTGAGCGCACCGCGAAGCGGCGATTTCCTGGCGGGGCCGCTGGAGATTGCATAGGGCTGCGGTAGCCCTCTTTGCCCGTTCACCGCAGATGAAACCCCATTTGTTGCCGGGCTTCAAGTGAACGGAACACCCACTTAACCTTAAATGACCAGCATTACCCGTGTGGCTTGCCTGATAAAAAGGCGCCACTGCACCGTTTTTTATTCCGCCGCTTTACGCACGCGAATTTTGTAACCAATCCAGAACACCATCACGACCGACAGCACCGAAGGCAGGAAGTTAGAGCCAATTTCCGGGTATTCAGCGCGCACAACGGCGCTGTAAATCAGGATCCCGAGCACAAAGCAGGCAGCGGCAATACCCGGCAGACCTTCAGGCATCATGCTGTCCTGATAACGTTGATGCAGGCACCAGGCTGCCAGCGCCAGTGAAATAATCGGGAAAACAGAAAACGGCACTATCGAACTGAAAAGCGCAGCGCAGGTACCGTTAACAGATAAGCCCGCGATAAATGCCAACAAGAGCGTTCCCTTTTCCAGCACAGTTTCTTTCATGACTCTTCCTTTGTGTGAACGGAGTGATGTCCCGCGGCCATCTTTTCCTGCTCGCGGCGATACCAGTAGTAGGCACCTTTAGAAATCATACGCAGTTGTAACACCAGCCGTGCTTCAAGCTGTTGACGCTGCTCAAGGCTCACATCCAGCGCCTCAGCACCGGCGTTAAACACAATCGTCACCATCGCCTCGGCCTGTGCTTCGGTGAAGTTGCGCGGCATACGGTTTTCAAGCTCAAGATAATCGGTCAGTTCGGCAATAAAATGCTGTATTTCGCGCGCAACA
Coding sequences:
- the btuB gene encoding TonB-dependent vitamin B12 receptor BtuB; the encoded protein is MMIKTSLLTALSVAAFSVWAQDSADSLVVTANRFAQPANTVLAPVSVVTRQDIDRWQSTSVPDVMRRLPGVDIAQSGGMGQQSSLFVRGTNSSHVLILVDGIRLNQAGVSGSSDLSQFPISLVQRIEYIRGPRSAIYGSDAIGGVVNIITTRDKDGTTLNAGVGSHGYQNYGASTQQTLGDNTRVTLAGDYTYTRGIDVVADGNTGELRQPDRDGFMSKALYGALEQRFTDQWSGFVRGYGYDNRTNYDAYYSSWTPGVLVDTRQLYSQTWDAGLRFSNDIYHSQLLSSYSHSKDYNYDPRLGRYDATARLDEVKQYNLQWANSVDIGHGNIGAGIDWQKQSTEPGTNYVNNGYDLRNTGVYLTGLQKWGDVILEGAARSDDNSQFGQHATWQGSAAWEFIEGYRFIASYGTAYKAPNLGQLYGNYGEPNLNPEESKQWEGAFEGLTAGVNWRVSGYRNNVDNLIDYDNARMRYYNVGKANIKGVEATASFDTGPLTHNVGYDYVDARNGVTDQPLARRAKQQVKYQLDWQVYDLDWSLTYRYLGTRYDTDFNTYQTVKMGGVSLWDIALSYPVTSHLTVRGKIANMFDKDYETVYGYQTAGREYTLSGSYTF
- the trmA gene encoding tRNA (uridine(54)-C5)-methyltransferase TrmA gives rise to the protein MTPEHLPTERYDAQLAEKVVRLQSLMAPFSSLVPEVFRSAPLHYRMRAEFRLWHDGDDLYHIIFDQQTRQRIRVDSFPAASSLINELMSEMLTAVRDNPVLRHKLFQIDYLTTQSNQAIVTLLYHCALGDDWKAQASALRDALRAKGFNVHLIGRATKTKIELDQDYVDERLPVGGREMIYRQVENSFTQPNAAMNIQMLEWALEVTQGSEGDLLELYCGNGNFSLALARNFRRVLATEIAKPSVAAAQYNIAANHIDNVQIIRMSAEEFTQAMNGVREFNRLQGIDLKSYECNTIFVDPPRSGLDSETEKMVQGYERILYISCNPETLCKNLETLSQTHRVERLALFDQFPYTHHMECGVLLVRK
- a CDS encoding YijD family membrane protein, with translation MKETVLEKGTLLLAFIAGLSVNGTCAALFSSIVPFSVFPIISLALAAWCLHQRYQDSMMPEGLPGIAAACFVLGILIYSAVVRAEYPEIGSNFLPSVLSVVMVFWIGYKIRVRKAAE